Genomic DNA from Marnyiella aurantia:
CTACGCCAATCAAGCGCTTGCAATTAACAGTGCATTAGCAAGTACTTTAGGGACTGTTCAGGCAATGTGGACTGATGCGAACAGAGATGAACTTTATATGTATCAGGCAAATTTACCGGGTTCAGCTTCGGCAGCTCCAGGTGCCTTGTTTACAACTACTGCTCTAGCTTCCGGCGGTTTAATTTATTGGCACCCAAGTGTTACATTGTACAGTAAATTTGCTCCTGCAGATTTTAGAAGAACCAGATATTTCGGGGGAACTCCAGCTAACCTTGGTTCGTTCATTGTAAATAAGTATCCAGGGACTGCTGGTAACTATGGTATAAACAATGTGAAATTGTTCAGGGTTGCAGATATGCATTTGGTAAAAGCAGAGGCCTACGCCAGGAAAGCGGCACCAGATTTAGCAGCTTCTTTCGCTTCCTATCAGTTAGTGAGAGTTGCTAGAAATGCAGGAACTTCGGCTCCATTTACAAGCGCAACAGATGCGGTTGATAAAATTTTAGAGGAGAGATGGAAAGAATTTGCATGGGAAGGTTCAAGACTTTTTGATCTGAAGAGAAATGGTCGTACAATTACCAGAGTTGGTGCTGATATTTATATCCTGAATCCAGTTCCATCATTGACTGATATTAACAGATATACGTACCCAATTCCAACTGCTGAAGTTCAGGCTAATCCGAATATGCAACAGAACCCTGGTTATTAATAAGTAAAACAAATTAAAATGAAAAATTTATCATATATTATTTTTTCTTTATTCCTTGTATTTGGAATAACATCCTGCTCGGAAGTAGACGATGATATGTTCTACTACAAAGGTGATGCAATGCTTAACTTTAACAAAGGCACCTTGATTGACGAGTCTGTATTGATTGATACGGATTATAAAGATATCAAACTTTCCTATGGTACAATTGAAGCTGTAACTGGGTCTCACACGGTGAATTTGGTGTTTGACGCTTCTAAATCCACTGCAGTGGAAGGTGTAGACTTCATTATCCAGCAAGGAACTGATGGTCTGGTTGATGGTGAAGTTGGGGGTACGTTTAGTATCCGTTTGTTGGAACCTGCTATTGGAGTTAATAAAACTGCCGTTTTTACTCTTCAGTCCTCCACAATGAAGTTTGCAGATTTTGATCAAGTCTTAACGCTAAGCTGGAAATTACAATGTACTGTAGATTCGTTCCTGGGAGGTGGATTCTTCCTTGCTGATCCGGGATTGTTTACAGGAACATGGCCACAAGAAATAGTTGAAGGTCCAACACCTAATACACTTATCCTTAAGGATTATATTGAGACCGGTTTTGACATTGTTCTTTCTTATGATGCTTCAGGTAACGTAACGTTTGAGCCACAACAAACAGGGTTCATTAATGGTGCCGACGGTATGATCTCTATTAAAATGGCAACTGATGGAACTCCATCAAAGTTTGATGCTTGTAACAGAATTCTTACCTTAAGAGCAAACTATTTCGTTACTGCTGGTACTTTTGGTAACGTAACGGATTTATTTACAGGGATGTAAAAAGTATCACCCGTTATATTCTTTAATTAACCACCTCAATCTTTGAGGTGGTTTTTTTGTATGTAGATAACTGAGCAATTATTATCCGCACATTGTCCGGAGTTTTTTGTTTCCTTTATTTTCTTATTTTTGTTCCAACAATTTCATTGATGAGATATTTATTTTTTCTGGCGGTACTGTTCTCCAATCTGTATGCTTCACAAATCGTGAACAAGACCGACAGCAATATGGTGAAACAGCCGGACTCCCTTGTCATAGACTCGGGTGTGCGTGATTCTCTCAAAATTTTCAAACCGACAATTCAGGATTATATATCCTTTACCCAGTTTTCCGAACGGAAGGTTATAGATACAGTACTCTCTAATGAGAAAACATTTGCTTTCACGCAGTGGAATAACCGTGATAATTTCGGCAGGATACAGTTCGCCAATATCGGCTCGGGCTTTAACCCGTTGGTCTACGAAGTTAATCCCGAGCAGAACCTAACCCTTCTGCCAGAGAACAAGTCGTTTGGATTTTTGGGTATAAAGGACATCCGTTATTATGATGTTAAGACACCGACTACAACATTTATTTACCATAATGCGGTCAGGAATGGGGCAGCGCTTAACTCCACCTACACACAGAATATTGGCAAGAACTTCAACTTCGCGCTGGAGTATATGGGATTGCGTTCTCAGGGGCTCTATAGTAACTCACTTGCGGCAAACAACAATACACTCTTTTCCGGTCATTACATTTCAACTAATCTTAAATATGAAGCCTTCGCTCATTTTATTCATCAGAATATAAATAACCAGGAGAACGGAGGTATTGCCAATAATGAACTTTTCATGGCTGATGACGATGCTTATGATAACCGTGCTAATGTAGAAGTCAATCTGGAAGGTGTAACCTCTCAGTTTTCTGCAAGAAGATATTATTTCAGTCACCAGTTTGCACCTTTTGACCCGGCAAAGTATCCGTTTAAGATTCGCCATACCTTATTTCACCAGGGAAATAAGTACCGGTTTGCACAGGAAGCTCTGCAACCATACTTCTATCAGACAACAGCCAGCTTGGTTCCTGATTTTCCATTAACCACGGGGAAGTTCTCAAAAAATTTCAGTAATACCGTTAGCTTGGTTTTCGATAATGAAAGTTTTAAAGTGGACGCGGGTCTCAGACATCAAATGATGCAACTGGGTGTTACAGAATCCCTGAACATAGCTAATATCACTGTTCCTGCAGAAATCAGGGAAAACCGGATTGGTGCTGTAGGTAATCTTTCTGTTGAGCTATGGGACAGGATAGGGCTCAATTCATTTCTTGAATTTTCCAGAGGTGAAAGATTCGGTAGTTATATTCAATCACGTAACCAATTTAGGTTGGAGCCGGTACAGGGTTATTTTGTTAATGCTAAAGTGAATTTTCAGTCGGCTACACCAAGTTTTAATTATCATCTTAATACCTCACCGTACAGAGCCTATAATTATTTTGAGGACGATTTTAAAAACCAGAGTATCCTGGAGATCGGAGGTAATGTGAACCTGAAGTGGTTCGATACTCAGCTTTTTGTAAACTATTTCAGGATTGATAACTTTACCTATCTCAATGGTACCAGACCGCAGCAAAGTGATAGCCCGGTAAACATTTCGCAAATCGGCGGCGATGCAACTTTTCGCTATGGCAAATTTAATCTGAATTCAAGACTGCTTTTCCAGAATACCCTATCCAACGGTGATCTGTTTCCCGCTCCCAACTTCATTGGACGTGCAAATCTGTATTTCCAAAGTAAGGCCTTTAAGAATGCGGCCGAAATCCAGACGGGAATCAAAGCTCAGTTTTTCACAAAGTTCAGTTCGCGTGAATATTCTCCAATCCTTAATGAGTTTGTGTTGCCCGGCACAGCAGCGTATGATATAGGAGGTATCCCGGTTGTTGATGCTTACTTTAATCTTAAAGTAAAACGAATGTTCTTTTTCATCGAAGGACAGCACCTTAATACTTTGATTGATAATAATAAAGTATATACAGCGCCTCATTATCCATTCTACGATTTTCGCCTGAATATAGGAATCGTTTGGTATATAATAAGTTAATAACCTGTTTTGAAATTACATAAGAAAATACCTTTCGTGGAGCTTAAGGGGATTCCGGATCTTATCACGGATTTTCTGAAATCTGATCTTCCTGGTACAGAAGAGCACCTTTTCTCTCAGCAGAATTTCAAAACAAAAATTGCTTCCAGAGGCCGGCATTATTCCACCGAAACCCGAGAGATACTTTGTGAGGTGCTTTCTGATCAGATGGCCGAACCACATAGCAGTAAGCAAATATTTAATTTAAAGTCGCTACGCGAAAGTAACACGTTCACCATTACTACAGGGCATCAGTTAAACCTGTTTACGGGACCCGTTTTCTTTATTTATAAAATCCTTCAAACCATAAAGACTGCTCAGTATCTAACTTCGGAATTTCCGGAGTATAATTTTGTTCCCGTTTTCTGGATGGCAACGGAGGATCATGATTTTGACGAAATCTGTTTTTTTAATACGGAGCAGCATAGATATGAGATACAGTCTGGGTCCGGTGGTGCCGTTGGGCGTATTATACTTGATAATGTTTCGTTCATAAGCCGTTTTGAGAAGGAATTTCAGGATTCTGTTTTTGGTACCGAACTAATCCTGATGCTTAAAGAGGCTTACAAACCAGGCACTACGTTAGCTGCCGCAACACGGACTTTAGTGGACCGGATATTTGCGGAATACGGACTGCTTATTCTTGATGGTGATGATGCGCGGTTAAAAAATCTGATGATTCCAGCTTTCTCAGAGGAGTTAAATATCTCAGCACTTTCACATAGTGTAAGCAAACAGGTGCAATTCTTAACCGAACGTTACGGAAAGGTCCAGGTTAACCCGCGCGAAATCAACCTTTTTTACCTGTCAGCTTCGAGGAACAGGATTGACAAGCTGGGTGACAGTTATGTTTTGGCAGACAGTGAACGAACATTCACGTCGCAAGAACTTCACAGGGAACTCACGGAGCACCCGGAGAAATTCAGTCCTAATGCTCTAATGAGACCTGTCTACCAGGAAACTGTTCTGCCCAACGTGGCTTATATCGGCGGAAATGCCGAAATCATGTACTGGCTGGAGCTTACAGATTATTTCAAGGATAGAAATATTCCTTTTCCGGTACTCATCCCGAGGAACTCTTTTTTGAATATCACAAATAAGACACTTCAGAAAGTGGACAAAAATCAACTGCAAATTGACGACTTCTTTGGTGATTATGGTTCGGTTATCAATAGTAAGCTGCTGGAAAACAATGAAATCCGGAATTTGCTTAAGGATAAAGCGGGGGAGGTAGCAGCTGCATTTCAGTCTATTCGTGTCCTGGCTTCAAGGACCGATAAAACGTTTGGTAACCTTGTCGCTGCAGAAGAAACGCGTCAGCTGAAGTCCTACCGGCGAATGCAAAAAAGGCTTTTACGTGCTGAAAAAGTGAAACAGTATGAACGGGTTGCGGCGTTACAGGCACTGTATAAAGAAGTACATCCCGGAAATAAATGGCAGGAGCGGGTTTATAATTTCAGTGTGTTTTACTCTTTCGGAGGCAGCGCTTGGCTCAAATCTTGTTTAGAGGAAATGGAAGTTACCCAGGCCAGTTTGGTGGTTATGGTAGATTAATCCTAAAGCCGTAATTTTGTAAAGAATACTTGTACTAAAGATGATGAAGAAAATATTCATAATGTCCGTTTTACTGTTGTTCAGCGGAGTATCGGCGCAAAAGAAAACGCACACCGTTTCTAAAGGTGACAATGCCTACAATATTTCAAAGAAATATGGAATTTCGCTGGATGAATTTTTCAGATTAAATCCGGATTCCAAAAGTGGCAATCTTAAAATAGGCGAGGTTGTTACCGTTAAAACCGGTTCTGGGATGCCAAGTTCCACAACGGTAGGCTACATCACTGTGGAGCCTGGACAAACGTTGTACGGGATTCTAAAACAGTATAAAGTTTCAGAGTCAGAAATTAAGAAACTTAATCCCGGACTGGAGTCTAACCTTAAAGTTGGCGACCGTCTTGCACTTCCTGCTTCCAGCATTTCGCGCTACTCTGGTTCTGCCGCAGTAAGTGTTGCGGGAAACCGTAACAGTTCTGTAATTAAGGATGCTCCCGCAAACAACTATACTTCCAGCGGCATTTCAACAGACAATTTTGTAACCTATACTGTTCAGTCAGGAGACACCACTTTTGGTATTGTGAATAAATTTGCTGTAACTCTGGATGATCTCATCCGCTTAAACGCTGATCTTTCCAAAGGTCTAAAAACAGGTATGGTGCTTAAGATTAAACCAGCCGATAAAGCGTATGTGAAAAAGTCCGGCGATGAGTTGAATGTTGTTGTCATGCTTCCGTTTGGTTATGAATCCGGCGACAGCAAATACAGAAGTATGTCCATGGATTTTCTGTCCGGAGCAAAACTCGCTGTTGAAAGGAATGCACGACGCGGACAAAAACTTAATATAAAGGTCGTGGATGCAGGTAGTGAGGCTACTTTCAAGAACTCGCTTACACAGATCAACCGGGATAATACTGATTTAATAGTGGGACCACTTTTCAAATCAAGTATTCTGGAAGTATTGGAATACGTAAAAGACAGTAAAATTCCTGTCGTAGCTCCCTTTGCAAACTCGGAAGATCTTTATGGATTCAGTAATCTGATTATTGTTGAAACCAACGAACAGACCTATGCAGACCGAATTGTTCAGGAAGTCAAGACTGTTTATTCTGACCAGAAAATATTTGTTGTTGCAGACGTTGACGGGGCACATGCGAATAATATCCGCTCCGCTCTGATGAAGACGTTGAAAAACCCTAATATACAGATTGTAAGTTCCCCATCAGAAATTAAAGCTGATACAAATATGATGACAGGGCAGAGCGTACCCGTAATCGCAATTTTGGCCAGCAATAATGATAACACCGGTGAGTCGTTTGCAGAAAGGATGATTTCAATGTCCAAGGAAGTACAGGGCATAAAAGCTTTTTCTATGTATTACGTACCAACCTTCGAAAAGAAAGCAGACGAACTTACTCAAGCCGGATTAGTCTATATTATGGACAGGACAATCAACACTGAAGGCGCTTTCGAAAAAGAAATTCTTTCAGAATTTAACCAGAAATACTGCAAGACACCCGGTAAATACTCAATTATCGGTTTCGATGTTATGAATGATATGTTAAGTCGCGAGAACAGCCGTGGCGAAATTTTCAGTCAGATGGGTAAAACACAAATACAATTGGCAACAAAGTTTGAATTTGAGCGGGTTCAGAGAAACGGAGCGTACGTGAATACTGGCTATCGCGTAGTCCGTCTGGTACCCTAAATTAAATATGTATTAAAAAAGGCGGCATTGAAATGTAATTTCAATGCCGTTTATTTTGTGTAAATTTGCCGTTATAATTACTAATAAAATTAGATGAAAGCACTTGTATTTCCTGGGCAAGGTTCACAGTTTGTTGGCATGGGAAAAGAACTTTACGATTCCCGGAAAGACATTAAAGACCTGATGGAATCTGCCAATGATGTCCTTGGATTTGATATATTGTCCCTGATGTTCAGCGGTGCTGAAGAGGATCTTAGAAAAACTGAAATTACGCAACCTGCCATATTTATTCATTCACTGGCTGCGCTTAAAGCTACTGATGCTCTCGGTACCGAAATGGTGGCTGGTCATTCACTTGGCGAATTTTCCGCTTTGGTGGCAAATGGTGTTCTGTCGTTTCAGGATGGCTTGAAACTGGTACATGAACGTGCAAAGGCTATGCAGGAAGCATGTGATGCGCATCCAAGTTCAATGGCGGCAATCTTAGGCCTGGACGACAGTAAAGTAGAGGAAATCTGCGCTTCAGTAAATGGCGTTGTGGTTCCTGCCAATTATAATTGTCCCGGTCAGCTTGTTATTTCGGGTGAGACTGATGCTGTGGAAGAAGCATGTGAAAAAATGAAAGAAGCAGGTGCAAAACGGGCACTGATACTTCCGGTAAACGGTGCTTTTCATTCGCCATTGATGCAGTCTGCACAGGACCGTCTGGCAACAGCTATTTCCAGCACTAAGTTCCGTAATTCCACTATTCCTATATATCAGAACATAACTACCACGGCTGTTTCTGATCCGGAAGAAATAAAAAATAACCTGATCGCACAACTTACCGGACCAGTGAAATGGACACAAAGCGTTCAGAATATGATTAAGGACGGCGCTACAAAATTTGTAGAAGTTGGTCCCGGTAAAACACTGCAGGGACTGATTAAAAAGATAAACTCCGAAGTCGTATTTTCATAACTGCTTATGACGGGCAGAATATTTTCGCCGGGAAAATTATTGCTGACATCAGAATACTTTGTCCTGGACGGAGCTCTTGCTCTGGCTGTTCCTACAACGCCAGGTCAGGAGTTTTTTTTTGAGGAGAAGGATGACGCGCAATCCACAGTATTTTGGGAGGCTCTGCATCAGGGAGAACCCTGGCTTAGTGTTAGACTGAATTATAAAACATGGACAATCCTTGATACGAATTTGCCACAGTCTGCCGAGTTTGTGCTCCGTCTCTTAAAAACTGTTCAGCAGCATTCCGGAACCAGGTTTCAGGGCTCGGCATCGTACCATCTTAAAACTAACCTTCAGTTTCCGGCTGATTTCGGCTTGGGAAGCAGTTCTACATTAATAAACAATATCGCCCAGTGGTCGGATAGTGATCCTTACCTTCTGAACACGGTCCTGCTGCACGGCAGTGGTTATGATATTGCTGTTGCACGGGAGAAGCGGGCGATACTTTTTCAGAATGCACCGGAGCTTAATGTGAAACCAGTTCACTACTCTCCAATGTTTAAGGATGATCTGCTCTTTGTACACATCAACCGAAAGCAGGACAGCCGCGCCGGAATCCAGTTGTACAGAAGTAAGGAGAAGTCGGCGGACCTGATTAACCGTTTTTCCGAGCTCACCGCAGAAGTCTATAACAGTACCAACCTTCCTGGGTTCCTGCATTTAATGGAAGAGCATGAAAACTTAGTTTCCGAATTCATCGGCTTGCCTAAAATTAAAGACCGCTTTTTTGCCGATTATGGCGGGACTGTTAAAAGCCTGGGTGCCTGGGGCGGTGACTTTGTACTGGCTTCAAGCCATGGCGATTTCAAATCTTATTTTGCTCAGCGTGGGTATCAGCATGTATTTACCTGGGATCAGTTGATACTGTCGCCATAAGTTGGCATTATCTAATTCATTGGTGACCAATATCATTTTGTTTTAACATGTATAGCTTAGTAAATTTGCTTAAATTTGGCCCATTCAATTCGAAAAAAAATCTATTTCTAGCATGAAACACATCAAAATTATTCAGCAGCTGGATGATCTGGGAATTACAGGTTATCAGGAAGTGGTGTACAATCCGTCTTACGAAGAACTTTTTCAGGCTGAGAATTCAGCAAAGAATGAGGGATTTGAAAAAGGCGCCCTAACTGAGTCCGGTGCTATGGCAGTACAGACCGGTATTTTCACAGGTCGTTCCCCAAAGGACCGCTATATCGTGGAAGACGATGAAACGCGTGATACCATTTATTGGGACGGCAAAGTAAACCTGCCTACAAGTCCGGAAATTTTTGCAAGCTGTAAATCATTAGTGATGGATCAGCTGTCCAAATCCGAGAAGATTTATGTTGTTGATGCGTTTTGTGGCACAAACCCCGATACCCGCCTAAAGGTGAGATTCATTATGGAAGTGGCATGGCAGGCACATTTTGTGACCAATATGTTCATCCGTCCTTCTAATCATGAACTTGAAAACTTTGGAACTCCGGACTTCATGGTGATTAACGGTTCCAAGACTACCAATCCAAACTGGCAGGAACAGGGGCTGAACTCCGAAAACTTCGTGATGTTCAACCTTACAGAAAAAATGCAGATCATTGGTGGTACCTGGTACGGTGGCGAAATGAAGAAAGGAATGTTTGCAATGATGAACTATTTCCTTCCGCTTAAAGGTATGGCATCTATGCACTGCTCTGCAAACGTAGGCGAAGATGGTGATGTAGCTCTGTTTTTCGGTCTTTCAGGTACAGGTAAAACAACTCTTTCTGCGGATCCGAAACGTTATCTGATCGGTGATGATGAGCATGGTTGGGATAACAATGGTGTCTTCAACTTTGAAGGTGGATGTTATGCAAAAGTGATAGACCTTTCCGAAGAGAAAGAACCGGACATCTACAGAGCCATCAAGAGAGATGCACTGCTGGAGAATGTGGTAGTGGACGAGAACGGAAAAATTGACTATACAGATGGTTCAATAACCGAGAACACTCGTGTATCTTACCCTATTTATCATATTAACAAAATTGTACTTCCTTCCAAGGCAGGTCATGCAAGTAAGATTGTATATCTTTCTGCTGATGCTTTCGGGGTATTGCCTCCAGTTTCTATCCTAACAGAAGATCAGGCCCAGTATCACTTCCTTTGCGGCTACACATCGAAGCTTGCCGGTACAGAGAGAGGAATTACCGCACCGGAACCATCTTTTTCACCTGCGTTTGGTGAGGCATTCCTTACCCTGCACCCAACTATGTACTCCAAAACACTTATCGGTAAGATGAAGGAGCATGGTGCTAAAGCATATTTAGTGAACACTGGTTGGAACGGTACCGGAAAAAGAATTTCCCTGAAAGATACCCGTGCAATCATTGATGCCATTATTGACGGCTCTATTGACCGTGCAGAGAAGGCAACCATCCCGGTAATGAACCTGGAAATCCCGACTGCATTACCAAATGTATCAGAAGGTATCCTGGATCCACGCGACACGTATGAAAATGCCTCAGATTGGGAAGCCAAAGCGAGAGACCTTGCGGCAAGATATATTAAGAATTTTGAACAGTACTGCGATTCCGACGAAGCCAGGAAGTTAATCCCTTCAGGACCTCAACTGTAAGCGTCAGTTATCGAATTGAAAAATCCCCAAATTTATTTGGGGATTTTTTGTGCTTAAAGATTCAGGCTTAAGATAGCCAGCCGGTATCCGTTCAATCCGAAGCCGCTTATAATGCCGTCTGTATGAGCCGCTGTAACCGATTTCTGGCGGAATTCCTCCCGTTTATAGATGTTGGAGATGTGAACCTCCACCTTTGGGACTGAAACGTTTTTCAGGCAGTCTGCCAATGCGTACGAATAGTGCGTATAAGCGCCCGGATTGATCACGAGGGCATCATAATCTGAGGCCTGTAATCTGTCTATTAGATCGCCCTCTGCGTTGGATTGGTAATACAGGATAGTATTGTTGATAAATTCAGCCGAAAGGTCCGCAAGCTCTTCCACCATTGTAACTGTACCATAAATCTCAGGTTCGCGGGTGCCAAGCAGATTGAGGTTGGGTCCGTTTACAATCAGTATATTCATATTCAAAATGATTAGTCGCTCAAATTTAAACATAAAAAAACTTCCGAAAAAATTTCGGAAGTTACTTGGTAGCCCGTAGGGGAATCGAACCCCTCTTACCAGAATGAAAATCTGAGGTCCTAACCGATAGACGAACGGGCCAGCCTGTTTATAATTACGCTAACTTGTTAACGTGTTTTGTAAGTTTACTCTTAAGATTAGAGGCTTTATTCTTATGGATAATGTTTCTCTTAGCCAATTTATCTACTAAAGCGATCACTTTTGGAAGCTGTTCAGACGCTACAGTTTTATCCTCTTCATTTCTCAATGCCTTCAAAGCTGTTCTTGCAGTTTTGTGGTAATACTTGTTACGCAGTCTTTTTGCTACGTTCTGTCTGATTCTCTTTAAAGCTGATTTATGATTTGCCATTATTTGTCTCTCAATTGTGGGTGCAAAGATATAGTTTAATTTTAATCCCGCAAATTTATTTTAAAAAAAAATTAAAAAAATTGCTTTTGTAGCCTATAGGGGAATCGAACCCCTGTTGCAAGAATGAAAATCTTGAGTCCTAACCACTAGACGAATAGGCCGGTGAATTTCGGACTGCAAAAATAAGCTTTAATTTTGGTCTCAAAAAATATTTTCAGGTTTATTTTGCTGCTTTTTGGATTACGGAATTTTTAATTCCTTTGTCCTCCAAAGATTTCTGAAGTGTAACTGCTTCCTCCAGAGTTTTTACATTACCGTACGTGTAGTAGAACATACCGTTTAGCTTTTCGCGCTTCAAATCTTTCAGGTTCTTTATAATATAGGAATCCGACGGAAGTTTATCCTTGCCAACAAATACTTCCAAAGTATAATAACCTGTACGCAGGGACTGACCCGGTATAAAGCCCACAGGCGAAGCCGTTCTGAATCCGGCGTCTCGCGCCGTTTTCAGGTTAGCATCCCGCACACTGGCAAGATTGGATACACTGTAGTAATATTTGTACAGGCCGTTTTCCTTGAGGGCCAGTATATAGTTAAGACCTTTAAAAGCAGGATCGCCGTAGTTGTACTTAATGGGGCTGCTCATAAGGAGGATTCTGAAATCGTTTTTAAGTGGAACTTCTTTTTTCTCCTCTTTTTTTGGTGCCTGCACTGCTTCCGGTCCGTTTACTTTACGCGAATAACGTATAATCGCATCGTAAATCTGCGTTGCGGTTTTTTTCTGCCCTTCTTCGCTGTAAAGAAAATAAGCGTCGTCATAATTGTTTACAAACCCGGTCTCTATTAAAACCGAAGGCATGGCACTCATCCTGAGGATATGCAGGTTAGCCTGTTTTACACCACGGGAGTAACGGCCGCCTTTTTCAAAGTTTTCTTCTACAAAACTGCCAATAAATAGGCTGCGCTCCAGATATTTGCTCTGCTGAATCTTCAGTGCGATCAATGATTCCGGTGATGTAGGGTCGTAGGTTGCAAAAACTTCGCGGTCTTTGGCATCAAGATAGATAACGTCGTTTTCTTTTTTTGCAACTTCCAGATTTTCCCGGTTCTGGTTTGGCCCCTGTACGAAGGTTTCCGTTCCCCGGGCAGTAGCACTTTTTGCGGGTGATGAATTTACGTGCACTGAAACAAAAAGATCTGCCTTGCTGCGGTTTGCCAGATTGGTACGCTCGGTTAAAGATGGGTACACATCTGTCTTGCGTGTATAGATTACACGGAAAGCTTTATTGTCCTCCAGCATCCGTCCCAGTTTAAGTACGATGCCAAGGGTAATGTCTTTCTCACGCGGAGTTCCAAATTCGTAGGATCGCGTAGCTCCCACATCGTGGTCACCGTGTCCGGCATCCAGAACAATCGTAAACTTCTTCTGGGCGGTACCTGCGGTGAAAATTAGTAAGAAAAGAGGTAAAAAATATTTTTTAAAACAAAAGTTTGTTATCATCATCAATTCTTAAAATTTATTATAATTTTGCTCGCAAATATTAAAAGCACCGGTATCAAAATAGCCTCCAAAAATATATTACATATTTTAATTATCCTAATTTTTAACAGTTTTTTAGCACCACTCAATGCTCAGAATACTGCTGAAAATAAGGTAATTACTAGTTCTGTTACACCTGCGGATACCGTACGCCTGCAGAGCGAACAACTGTCTGATATAGTGAAAACTAAAGCGGACAGCGAGCGGAACGATTTCCAGCATAAAATGACTTACCTGAACAAAAATGCTCAGGTAAAATATCAGGATATGCAGATCGATGCAGATTATATCCGGATAGATTGGCGCAAAAATGAAATATACGCACGTGGCGAGGTAGACAGCACCGGCCGGATCATCAAGCC
This window encodes:
- a CDS encoding N-acetylmuramoyl-L-alanine amidase family protein → MMITNFCFKKYFLPLFLLIFTAGTAQKKFTIVLDAGHGDHDVGATRSYEFGTPREKDITLGIVLKLGRMLEDNKAFRVIYTRKTDVYPSLTERTNLANRSKADLFVSVHVNSSPAKSATARGTETFVQGPNQNRENLEVAKKENDVIYLDAKDREVFATYDPTSPESLIALKIQQSKYLERSLFIGSFVEENFEKGGRYSRGVKQANLHILRMSAMPSVLIETGFVNNYDDAYFLYSEEGQKKTATQIYDAIIRYSRKVNGPEAVQAPKKEEKKEVPLKNDFRILLMSSPIKYNYGDPAFKGLNYILALKENGLYKYYYSVSNLASVRDANLKTARDAGFRTASPVGFIPGQSLRTGYYTLEVFVGKDKLPSDSYIIKNLKDLKREKLNGMFYYTYGNVKTLEEAVTLQKSLEDKGIKNSVIQKAAK
- the pckA gene encoding phosphoenolpyruvate carboxykinase (ATP): MKHIKIIQQLDDLGITGYQEVVYNPSYEELFQAENSAKNEGFEKGALTESGAMAVQTGIFTGRSPKDRYIVEDDETRDTIYWDGKVNLPTSPEIFASCKSLVMDQLSKSEKIYVVDAFCGTNPDTRLKVRFIMEVAWQAHFVTNMFIRPSNHELENFGTPDFMVINGSKTTNPNWQEQGLNSENFVMFNLTEKMQIIGGTWYGGEMKKGMFAMMNYFLPLKGMASMHCSANVGEDGDVALFFGLSGTGKTTLSADPKRYLIGDDEHGWDNNGVFNFEGGCYAKVIDLSEEKEPDIYRAIKRDALLENVVVDENGKIDYTDGSITENTRVSYPIYHINKIVLPSKAGHASKIVYLSADAFGVLPPVSILTEDQAQYHFLCGYTSKLAGTERGITAPEPSFSPAFGEAFLTLHPTMYSKTLIGKMKEHGAKAYLVNTGWNGTGKRISLKDTRAIIDAIIDGSIDRAEKATIPVMNLEIPTALPNVSEGILDPRDTYENASDWEAKARDLAARYIKNFEQYCDSDEARKLIPSGPQL
- the rpsT gene encoding 30S ribosomal protein S20, coding for MANHKSALKRIRQNVAKRLRNKYYHKTARTALKALRNEEDKTVASEQLPKVIALVDKLAKRNIIHKNKASNLKSKLTKHVNKLA
- a CDS encoding type II 3-dehydroquinate dehydratase, whose product is MNILIVNGPNLNLLGTREPEIYGTVTMVEELADLSAEFINNTILYYQSNAEGDLIDRLQASDYDALVINPGAYTHYSYALADCLKNVSVPKVEVHISNIYKREEFRQKSVTAAHTDGIISGFGLNGYRLAILSLNL
- a CDS encoding GYDIA family GHMP kinase, which translates into the protein MTGRIFSPGKLLLTSEYFVLDGALALAVPTTPGQEFFFEEKDDAQSTVFWEALHQGEPWLSVRLNYKTWTILDTNLPQSAEFVLRLLKTVQQHSGTRFQGSASYHLKTNLQFPADFGLGSSSTLINNIAQWSDSDPYLLNTVLLHGSGYDIAVAREKRAILFQNAPELNVKPVHYSPMFKDDLLFVHINRKQDSRAGIQLYRSKEKSADLINRFSELTAEVYNSTNLPGFLHLMEEHENLVSEFIGLPKIKDRFFADYGGTVKSLGAWGGDFVLASSHGDFKSYFAQRGYQHVFTWDQLILSP